In Musa acuminata AAA Group cultivar baxijiao chromosome BXJ2-8, Cavendish_Baxijiao_AAA, whole genome shotgun sequence, one genomic interval encodes:
- the LOC135618248 gene encoding chitinase-like protein 1, with protein sequence MARKNPSMEVAVVLHLLVLAAWCATAASSAKPKVCDKGWECKNSVYCCNETISDFFQVYQFENLFSKRNTPVAQAVGFWDYHSFITAAAVYQPLGFGTTGGKQTQMGEVAAFLGHVGSKTSCGYGVATGGPLAWGLCYKREMSPSQSYCDDNYLYPCTPGVDYYGRGALPVYWNYNYGAIGDGLKVDLLNHPEYLEQNATLAFQAAIYRWMTPMKKKQPSAHDVFVGKWKPTKNDTLAKRLPGFGATMNVLYGDQVCGQGPVDGMNNIISHYQYYLDLMGVGRQYSSDNLDCAEQEAFNPSSTSSSTT encoded by the exons ATGGCGAGGAAGAACCCATCAATGGAGGTGGCGGTGGTGCTGCATTTGCTGGTACTGGCCGCCTGGTGCGCAACCGCGGCGTCCTCGGCGAAGCCCAAGGTGTGCGACAAGGGGTGGGAGTGCAAGAACAGCGTGTACTGCTGCAACGAGACCATCTCCGACTTCTTCCAGGTGTACCAGTTCGAGAACCTCTTCAGCAAGCGCAACACCCCCGTGGCGCAGGCCGTCGGATTCTGGGACTACCACTCCTTCATCACCGCCGCCGCCGTCTACCAGCCGCTCGGCTTCGGCACCACCGGCGGCAAGCAGACGCAGATGGGGGAGGTCGCCGCCTTCCTCGGCCACGTCGGCAGCAAGACCTCGT GTGGGTACGGCGTCGCCACCGGCGGCCCGCTCGCCTGGGGCTTATGCTACAAACGGGAGATGAGCCCGAGCCAGTCCTACTGCGACGACAACTACCTCTACCCATGCACTCCCGGAGTTGATTACTACGGCCGCGGCGCGCTGCCCGTTTACTG GAACTACAACTACGGAGCCATCGGGGACGGGCTGAAGGTTGATCTCCTGAACCACCCGGAGTACCTCGAGCAGAACGCCACCCTAGCATTCCAAGCTGCCATCTACAGGTGGATGACCCCGATGAAGAAGAAGCAGCCATCCGCCCACGACGTGTTCGTGGGGAAATGGAAGCCCACCAAGAACGACACCCTGGCCAAAAGGCTGCCGGGCTTCGGAGCCACCATGAACGTTCTCTACGGCGACCAGGTGTGCGGCCAGGGCCCAGTTGACGGCATGAACAACATTATATCGCATTACCAGTATTACCTCGACCTGATGGGCGTCGGCCGCCAGTACTCCAGCGATAACTTGGACTGCGCCGAGCAAGAGGCATTCAATCCTTCTTCTACCTCCTCCAGTACCACTTAA
- the LOC103995208 gene encoding basic leucine zipper 43-like, with amino-acid sequence MQQGEVASIHYLSPSNPLSSPAHDGMPQNCVTSFGCGSLFGPRLAQLQAVPMMHDLGFPSSCFGSGATSDEAGDHQASLAEERKKRRMISNRESARRSRMRKQKQLSELRSQVMYLRSVHRRLLDQLNCVMRQRDEINSEIEKLRDENTELRRKLENLAAN; translated from the coding sequence ATGCAACAAGGAGAGGTTGCCAGCATTCACTACCTTTCACCTTCCAATCCACTTTCTTCTCCAGCCCATGACGGCATGCCTCAGAACTGCGTCACCTCCTTCGGTTGTGGAAGTCTCTTTGGACCTCGTCTGGCACAGCTCCAGGCCGTGCCAATGATGCACGACCTCGGCTTTCCAAGCTCCTGTTTCGGTTCTGGTGCAACCTCAGATGAGGCAGGTGACCACCAAGCGAGCTTggcggaggagaggaagaagaggaggatgataTCCAACAGGGAGTCGGCTCGCCGGTCGCGGATGAGGAAGCAGAAGCAGCTGAGTGAGCTGAGGTCGCAGGTCATGTATCTCCGGTCGGTGCACCGCCGGCTCCTCGACCAGCTAAACTGTGTGATGAGACAGCGTGATGAGATCAACTCCGAGATTGAGAAGCTGAGAGATGAGAACACTGAGCTCCGGAGGAAACTTGAGAACCTTGCGGCGAATTGA
- the LOC103995206 gene encoding ASC1-like protein 1 isoform X2, which translates to MDLVEAWRLVDWGQEGYPTYEDFVALPFFALFFPTVRFVLDRFVFEKLAKRLIPQKSSEKLSTGIDSRRKKINKFKESAWKFVYFLSGELLALSVTYNEPWLTNTRYFWVGPGNQVWPDQKIKLKLKFVYMYVAGFYTYSIFALLLWETRRSDFGVSMSHHMATVVLIVLSYIFRFARVGSVVLAIHDASDVFLEMGKMSKYGGCELLANATFLLFVASWIILRLIYYPLWILRSTRF; encoded by the exons ATGGATTTGGTTGAAGCATGGCGATTGGTCGACTGGGGGCAAGAGGGGTACCCGACGTACGAGGACTTCGTGGCGCTGCCCTTCTTCGCACTGTTCTTCCCCACGGTCAGATTCGTCCTCGATAGGTTCGTGTTTGAG aaattAGCAAAGCGACTTATACCACAAAAATCAAGTGAAAAGCTCAGCACCGGAATAGATAGCAGGAGAAAAAAGATCAATAAATTTAAGGAGTCAGCTTGGAAGTTTGTTTATTTTCTTTCAGGCGAACTTCTGGCTCTATCTGTTACATATAACGAGCCCTGGCTCACCAATACAAGATACTTCTGGGTAGGGCCAGGGAATCAGGTCTGGCCAGATCAAAAGATTAA ATTAAAACTTAAATTTGTCTATATGTATGTTGCTGGCTTCTACACATATTCAATTTTTGCACTTTTGCTCTGGGAAACAAGAAGATCAGATTTTGGAGTATCAATGTCTCATCACATGGCAACTGTTGTTCTCATTGTGCTGTCTTACATATTCAG GTTTGCTCGTGTTGGTTCAGTTGTTTTAGCCATTCATGATGCAAGTGACGTATTCTTGGAAATGGGGAAAATGTCTAAGTATGGCGGTTGTGAGCTGCTTGCTAATGCAACATTTCTTTTATTTGTTGCTTCATGGATAATTCTTCGTCTTATATATTATCCCTTGTGGATCCTTCGAAGTACAAG ATTCTGA
- the LOC103995206 gene encoding ASC1-like protein 1 isoform X1, protein MDLVEAWRLVDWGQEGYPTYEDFVALPFFALFFPTVRFVLDRFVFEKLAKRLIPQKSSEKLSTGIDSRRKKINKFKESAWKFVYFLSGELLALSVTYNEPWLTNTRYFWVGPGNQVWPDQKIKLKLKFVYMYVAGFYTYSIFALLLWETRRSDFGVSMSHHMATVVLIVLSYIFRFARVGSVVLAIHDASDVFLEMGKMSKYGGCELLANATFLLFVASWIILRLIYYPLWILRSTSYEVLLTLDKEKHKFEGPIYYYVFNTLLFSLLVLHIYWWILMFRMLVKQIQSGQVGDDVRSDSEDEEQHED, encoded by the exons ATGGATTTGGTTGAAGCATGGCGATTGGTCGACTGGGGGCAAGAGGGGTACCCGACGTACGAGGACTTCGTGGCGCTGCCCTTCTTCGCACTGTTCTTCCCCACGGTCAGATTCGTCCTCGATAGGTTCGTGTTTGAG aaattAGCAAAGCGACTTATACCACAAAAATCAAGTGAAAAGCTCAGCACCGGAATAGATAGCAGGAGAAAAAAGATCAATAAATTTAAGGAGTCAGCTTGGAAGTTTGTTTATTTTCTTTCAGGCGAACTTCTGGCTCTATCTGTTACATATAACGAGCCCTGGCTCACCAATACAAGATACTTCTGGGTAGGGCCAGGGAATCAGGTCTGGCCAGATCAAAAGATTAA ATTAAAACTTAAATTTGTCTATATGTATGTTGCTGGCTTCTACACATATTCAATTTTTGCACTTTTGCTCTGGGAAACAAGAAGATCAGATTTTGGAGTATCAATGTCTCATCACATGGCAACTGTTGTTCTCATTGTGCTGTCTTACATATTCAG GTTTGCTCGTGTTGGTTCAGTTGTTTTAGCCATTCATGATGCAAGTGACGTATTCTTGGAAATGGGGAAAATGTCTAAGTATGGCGGTTGTGAGCTGCTTGCTAATGCAACATTTCTTTTATTTGTTGCTTCATGGATAATTCTTCGTCTTATATATTATCCCTTGTGGATCCTTCGAAGTACAAG TTACGAGGTTCTCTTGACTTTGGACAAAGAAAAACATAAGTTTGAAGGACCCATATATTATTATGTCTTCAACACACTTCTATTCTCACTGCTTGTTCTTCATATCTACTGGTGGATATTAATGTTCCGGATGCTTGTGAAACAAATCCAATCAGGACAAGTTGGTGATGACGTTAGATCAG ATTCTGAAGATGAAGAGCAACATGAAGATTGA
- the LOC135618251 gene encoding caffeoyl-CoA O-methyltransferase-like, producing the protein MATPSESHVALDRRVKDHANKTLLQSNALYQYILETSVYPREHEAMKELRHITAKHPWNGMAVAADEAQFLNMMLKLMNAKRTLEIGVFTGYSLLATALALPEDGQILAIDPNRKNYELGLPVIEKAGVAHKIDFRESQALPVLDELMQEEKYRGWFDFVFVDADKENYMNYHKRVVELVRVGGVIGYDNTLWSGTVAVEPEYPVLDYVMEMKDKFLELNRHLAADPRIEICQLSISDGLTLCRRIS; encoded by the exons ATGGCGACGCCATCTGAGTCCCATGTCGCATTGGATAGACGGGTTAAGGATCACGCCAATAAGACTCTGTTGCAGAGCAATGCCCTTTACCAG TATATACTGGAGACCAGCGTGTACCCTCGTGAGCACGAGGCCATGAAGGAGCTCCGCCACATCACGGCCAAACACCCCTG GAATGGCATGGCAGTAGCTGCAGATGAGGCGCAGTTCCTGAACATGATGCTGAAGCTGATGAACGCCAAGAGAACATTAGAGATCGGCGTGTTCACCGGCTACTCCCTGCTCGCCACCGCTCTCGCGCTACCTGAGGATGGCCAG ATATTGGCCATCGATCCGAATCGGAAGAACTATGAACTGGGACTCCCCGTGATCGAGAAGGCAGGGGTGGCTCACAAGATCGACTTCCGTGAGAGCCAGGCTCTACCCGTCCTGGATGAACTGATGCAGGAG GAGAAGTACAGGGGATGGTTCGACTTTGTGTTTGTGGATGCAGACAAGGAGAACTATATGAACTACCACAAGAGGGTGGTGGAGCTGGTGAGGGTGGGCGGCGTCATCGGCTACGACAACACACTGTGGAGCGGCACCGTGGCGGTGGAGCCGGAGTACCCTGTTTTAGATTACGTCATGGAGATGAAGGACAAGTTCCTGGAGCTGAACCGGCACCTCGCCGCCGACCCACGCATCGAGATCTGCCAGCTCTCCATCTCCGACGGCCTCACGCTCTGCCGCCGTATAAGCTGA
- the LOC135618464 gene encoding probable receptor-like protein kinase At2g23200, whose translation MSVKEIYAATNNLSALNFIGQGIAGKVYKGVLPDGCHVAIKHIKDGYAETFMREVTSLSHIRHPNLVALQGYCEEEDECFLVYELCTNGNLSEWLFGKDKTLSWTQRLEIAIGSACGLWFLHTYPEGCIVHRDVKPTNILLGADLEAKLSDFGLSKVVDVGESHVSSEVRGTFGYVDPEYRQNHRVNAAGDVYSFGIVLLQLLSGKRVVNLNVMRRPTSSSRMPKILTRGEELSDFADPRLRGEYSVEAFELSLKLALSCVAHKQQRPSMEQVVASLETALQISTTTESYSLSIY comes from the exons ATGTCAGTCAAGGAGATCTATGCTGCCACAAATAACTTGAGTGCTCTAAATTTTATCGGTCAGGGTATAGCCG GAAAGGTGTACAAAGGTGTGCTTCCAGATGGATGTCATGTTGCCATCAAGCATATCAAGGATGGCTATGCAGAGACATTTATGAGAGAGGTCACCAGCCTGTCTCATATCAGGCATCCAAACCTTGTTGCTTTGCAGGGCTATTGCGAAGAAGAAGACGAGTGCTTCCTCGTGTATGAGCTGTGCACAAATGGAAATCTGTCGGAGTGGCTCTTCG GAAAGGATAAAACCCTGTCATGGACTCAGAGGCTGGAGATCGCGATTGGCAGTGCTTGTGGCCTTTGGTTTCTGCACACATATCCTGAAGGCTGCATCGTTCATCGTGACGTGAAG CCGACGAACATACTCCTTGGTGCTGACTTGGAAGCAAAGCTATCAGATTTCGGTCTCTCCAAAGTAGTAGATGTAGGTGAGTCACACGTGAGCTCGGAGGTCAGAGGAACCTTCGGCTACGTCGACCCAGAATACCGTCAGAACCACCGAGTCAACGCCGCAGGAGATGTGTACAGCTTCGGCATCGTCCTCCTGCAACTCCTCTCAGGGAAAAGAGTCGTCAACCTGAACGTAATGAGAAGGCCGACGTCGTCGAGTAGAATG CCCAAGATTCTAACACGAGGTGAAGAGCTATCCGACTTCGCTGATCCGCGACTGAGAGGAGAGTACTCCGTCGAAGCTTTTGAGCTCAGCCTCAAGCTGGCTCTCTCCTGCGTCGCGCACAAGCAGCAGCGTCCGTCCATGGAGCAGGTCGTCGCGAGCTTAGAGACGGCACTGCAAATCTCCACCACCACCGAGTCATACAGTCTCAGTATCTACTGA